A single Salminus brasiliensis chromosome 20, fSalBra1.hap2, whole genome shotgun sequence DNA region contains:
- the ctsla gene encoding cathepsin La, translating to MSDSEFTNKSLMKHLSAVTQRIKPSPVSQRFNRPATGSHTGLTFKLVHHLKTSADASFHNSNTMRMYLALFAVCLSAAFAAPSLDRDLDDHWEQWKQWHSKKYHEKEEGWRRMIWEKNLKKIEMHNLDHSLGIHTYRLGMNHFGDMTHEEFRQIMNGYKHKKEKKIRGSHFMEPNFLEAPAQVDWREKGYVTPVKDQGECGSCWAFSTTGAMEGQQFRKTGKLVSLSEQNLVDCSRPEGNEGCNGGLMDQAFQYIQDQGGLDTEDSYPYLGTDDQPCHYDPKNSAANDTGFVDVTSGKEHALMKAVASVGPVSVAIDAGHESFQFYQSGIYYEKDCSSEELDHGVLVVGYGFQGEDVDGKKYWIVKNSWSENWGDKGYIYMAKDRHNHCGIATAASYPLV from the exons ATGTCTGACTCCGAGTTCACAAACAAGAG TTTGATGAAACATTTATCGGCAGTGACGCAGAGGATCAAACCCAGCCCCGTTAGTCAGCGTTTTAACAGACCGGCGACGGGTTCACATACTGGTTTAACGTTTAAACTGGTACATCATCTTAAAACCTCTGCTGATGCATCTTTTCATAA TTCCAACACTATGAGGATGTATCTAGCACTTTTCGCTGTGTGCCTCAGCGCAGCATTTGCTGCTCCAAGCCTGGACCGCGACCTAGACGACCACTGGGAACAGTGGAAGCAGTGGCACAGTAAAAAATACCACGAG AAGGAAGAGGGATGGAGGAGAATGATCTGGGAGAAGAACTTGAAAAAGATTGAGATGCACAACCTTGACCACTCTCTGGGCATTCACACTTACCGCCTGGGAATGAACCACTTTGGGGACATG ACCCATGAGGAATTCAGGCAGATCATGAATGGCTACAAGcacaagaaggagaagaagatcAGGGGTTCCCATTTCATGGAGCCCAACTTCCTGGAGGCCCCAGCCCAGGTGGACTGGAGAGAGAAAGGATACGTCACCCCTGTCAAAGATCAG GGCGAATGTGGTTCTTGCTgggctttcagcaccactggAGCCATGGAGGGTCAGCAGTTCAGAAAGACCGGCAAGTTGGTGTCCCTCAGCGAGCAGAACCTGGTGGACTGTTCCCGTCCTGAAGGCAACGAGGGCTGCAACGGAGGCCTCATGGACCAGGCCTTCCAGTACATCCAGGACCAAGGCGGCCTGGACACTGAGGATTCCTACCCTTACCTTGGAACC gatgaccagccctgcCACTACGATCCTAAAAACAGCGCTGCCAATGACACTGGCTTCGTTGATGTTACTAGTGGAAAGGAGCATGCCTTGATGAAAGCTGTGGCTTCAGTCGGCCCCGTGTCTGTGGCTATTGATGCTGGACATGAGTCCTTCCAGTTCTACCAGTCAG gtaTCTACTATGAGAAGGACTGCAGCAGCGAGGAGTTGGACCATGGCGTTCTGGTGGTTGGTTATGGCTTCCAGGGTGAAGACGTAGATGGCAAGAAGTACTGGATTGTCAAGAACAG CTGGAGCGAGAACTGGGGTGATAAAGGGTACATCTACATGGCCAAGGACCGACACAACCACTGTGGTATTGCTACAGCAGCTAGCTACCCGCTAGTCTAA